In Vicinamibacterales bacterium, the following are encoded in one genomic region:
- a CDS encoding HAD family hydrolase yields the protein MTRRAIIFDLDETLYRERRFVLSGYHAVASAAALESGVPEREILTVLVGALRRGRRARAFQDVCECFGLPAGNTSRWLAIYRAHEPRLRLPRPSRETLLSLRPSWRTGILTNGLPSVQAAKVRALRLRDLVDAVVYADEFDGGKPSAAPFLEMLARLGSEPARAVFAGDDPVRDIGGAMQVGMRTVLVRRSAMSGMAAGPEPDAVVRSVSEIPSIAARWIGEELAYVH from the coding sequence ATGACGCGGCGCGCGATCATCTTCGACCTCGACGAGACGCTCTACCGCGAGCGACGGTTCGTGCTGAGCGGCTATCACGCGGTCGCCAGCGCCGCGGCGCTGGAGTCGGGCGTTCCGGAGCGTGAGATCCTCACGGTTTTGGTTGGCGCGCTGCGACGAGGTCGCCGTGCGCGGGCGTTTCAGGACGTGTGCGAGTGCTTCGGGCTTCCGGCGGGGAATACCTCCCGCTGGCTGGCGATCTACCGCGCTCACGAGCCGCGGTTGCGGCTTCCGCGACCATCCCGGGAGACCCTTCTCTCGTTGCGGCCGTCCTGGCGAACCGGGATCCTCACGAACGGGCTACCATCCGTCCAGGCGGCGAAGGTGCGCGCGCTCCGGCTCCGGGATCTCGTGGATGCTGTCGTCTATGCCGACGAGTTCGACGGCGGCAAGCCGAGCGCAGCGCCGTTTCTCGAGATGCTCGCGCGTCTCGGCAGCGAGCCCGCGCGAGCGGTCTTTGCTGGAGACGACCCGGTGCGCGATATCGGAGGCGCGATGCAGGTCGGAATGCGGACGGTGCTCGTTCGCAGGTCGGCAATGAGCGGCATGGCTGCGGGACCCGAGCCGGATGCGGTCGTGCGATCGGTGTCGGAGATCCCCTCAATCGCCGCGCGGTGGATCGGCGAGGAGTTGGCGTATGTGCATTGA
- a CDS encoding DegT/DnrJ/EryC1/StrS family aminotransferase, giving the protein MAVRVTVETHPFIEFSRPTIGPEEIEAVADAMRSGWLSCGPRTKEFETAFAAFVGARYGVAVNSCTAALHLSLLAEGVGPGDEVITTPLTFCATANAVLHTGATPVFADIDLLTMNIDPAAVEAAITPKTRVLLPVHFGGRPADVLTLRALARRRDLALIEDAAHCVDGMIGGERIGAIGDFTCFSFYATKNLTTGEGGMITTDSREQAEWLRIAALQGMSRDAWARYSRAGGRLYDVVMAGFKYNMTDLQAAVGLQQLRRLADMQARREAIWARYDEAFADLPVTRPAEPAPGTRHARHLYTLLVDPDVAGCSRDGLREALRERGIGTSVHFTALHLFAYYADRLGLKRGMFPNAEFVCDRTMSLPFSSAMTDEEVERVIESVRALLACPRGAS; this is encoded by the coding sequence ATGGCAGTCCGAGTCACGGTAGAGACGCATCCGTTCATCGAATTCTCCCGGCCGACCATCGGCCCCGAGGAGATCGAAGCGGTCGCCGACGCGATGCGGTCGGGATGGTTGTCGTGCGGGCCGCGCACGAAGGAGTTCGAGACGGCGTTCGCCGCTTTCGTCGGGGCACGATATGGCGTCGCGGTCAACTCCTGCACCGCGGCGCTGCACCTCTCGCTGTTGGCCGAAGGCGTCGGACCGGGCGACGAGGTGATCACGACGCCGCTCACCTTCTGCGCGACAGCCAACGCCGTGCTGCACACCGGGGCGACGCCGGTCTTCGCCGACATCGACCTGCTGACGATGAACATCGATCCCGCGGCGGTCGAAGCGGCGATCACGCCAAAAACCAGGGTGCTGCTCCCAGTGCACTTCGGCGGACGTCCGGCGGATGTGCTCACCCTCCGCGCGCTGGCGCGCAGGCGGGACCTGGCGTTGATCGAGGACGCGGCGCACTGCGTGGACGGGATGATTGGCGGTGAGCGCATTGGGGCGATCGGCGACTTCACCTGTTTCAGCTTCTATGCGACGAAGAATCTCACGACCGGTGAAGGCGGCATGATCACGACCGATTCGCGTGAGCAGGCCGAGTGGCTGCGCATCGCGGCGCTGCAGGGAATGAGCCGGGACGCCTGGGCGCGCTATTCGCGAGCCGGCGGCCGTCTGTACGACGTGGTCATGGCCGGCTTCAAGTACAACATGACCGATCTGCAGGCGGCAGTCGGGCTGCAGCAGCTCCGCCGCCTGGCCGACATGCAGGCCCGGAGGGAAGCGATCTGGGCCCGCTATGACGAGGCATTTGCCGATCTGCCGGTGACGCGCCCCGCCGAGCCCGCGCCGGGAACCCGCCACGCCAGGCACCTCTACACGCTGCTCGTCGATCCCGACGTCGCGGGCTGCTCCCGCGACGGCCTGCGCGAGGCGTTGCGCGAGAGGGGCATCGGCACGAGCGTGCATTTCACGGCGCTTCATCTGTTTGCGTACTATGCGGATCGCCTCGGCCTCAAGCGCGGGATGTTCCCGAACGCCGAGTTCGTGTGCGATCGGACGATGTCGTTGCCGTTCTCCTCGGCCATGACGGACGAGGAGGTCGAGCGGGTCATCGAGAGCGTGAGGGCCCTGCTCGCATGCCCGCGCGGCGCCTCATGA